A window of Nostoc sp. UHCC 0870 genomic DNA:
TGCAAATCCGAGAAACTAGGTTGACTGTTTCTGAGAAACTGGAAGGCCTGTTTCTGAGGAACTAGGAGGCCTGTATCCTAGAAACTTAGATTATGGATTTTTCAAGGGTTTCAGCGATTTAGCTTAACAAAACTTCAACCCAAAAACATCGGATTTTTCAGCCACAACCCCATCCCCACAAAGCTTTCTGGGTATGGTGTGGGGGATTGTGAAAATCGGCACTTATTTACACTCTGTTAAATATCTAAATTAGTACATTAGTATCAATATTTTACTAATACCATAATCCCTACTGGGGAACTGGGGTTTAGATTTGTAAATTGCCGCTAATCAGCTAAAAGTAGCGTTATAGAAATAAATCTGCTTTGAAGCGTTGAGATTACGGAATTTATCGTGCTATATCTGTATCCAAAAAGCGAAATTGGATGCTGTAACTAACCATGCCCCAGGATTTCTCCGGTCAAAATCTCCGAGGACGCTCCTTCAAAGGTCAAAACCTTGAGGGGGCAAATTTTAGTGGTGCAGATATTCGAGGGGCGGATTTTACAGGGGCGAATCTGAAGAATGCACGCTTTAGCGGGGCAGATATCCGTGGGGCAAATTTTACAGAGGCAGTTCTGACTAAGGCCAACTTTACTGATGCAAAAGCTGGACTAAAAAAGTGTTGGGTAATTTTTGTGATAATTGTCTCTTTCTTACTCTTTGGATTGTCAGGATTTAGCTATAGTTTAGTGGGACACTTAGTTACATTAATTTTTAATTTTGATTTTTTGGACAATCCCGCTACAAACTGGGCTATATTGCTGGCGATAATTCCCTTTTTTTTTATAACCTTGCGTCAAATTGTCATCCTAGGTTTAGGAATTATTTTTATTATCTCTGTATGCTTAGGTGTCTTTAGATTTGTACATAATTTTAATATTCAAAACCAACCCCTGCAATTCTTTTTTATAGCTTTTATCGCCATTCTTGCCGTCCTTTGTACTGTAGAAATCATTATACAAATCATGCACATTCCAGTGCTTAATACTTTCCTAGGATGGCAAGCTTGGGTAAGAAACAAAAAAAAGAATTTGGTACAAGATTGGATGCACTCATTTGCTATTGCTTTTGCAACTATAGGAGGTACAAGCTTCCGTTTCGCTGATTTAACAGAGGCTAATTTCACAAGAGCTAAACTTAAAGGTACAGATTTCCGAGATGCTGACCTAACGCAAACAAATTTTTATGATGCTAAGATGCTCTACTATATTCGTCCAGGCACAACTTACCTTCAAAACATAAAACTCTGTGAAGTTCTAGTTACTGGATGTGGACAGGGTACAAACTTTAACCGTCAAGATTTACGAGGAGTAAATTTTCAAAAAGCGAAATTAATAGATGCCAGTTTTATTGGTGCAGATTTAAGTAAATCTAACTTACAAAATGCCGATTTATCCAATGCGAAATTAGTACAGACTCTACTAGACGGAACTGATTTCACAGGAGCTACTCTCACCGGGGCATACATTCAAGATTGGGGTATTACCACCGGCACGAAATTTGATGGGGTGCAGTGTGAATATGTTTATATGCGACTCCCCACCAAAAAAAATCCTGACCGCCTCCGCAAACCAGATAACAATCAAGGAGAGTTTGCAGATGGTGAGTTTGGTGATTTTATCAAACCCATCGTTGATACTCTTGACCTTTATCATAATCAAGGTGTTGACCCCAGAGCGATCGCAATTTCCTTTAAGCAATTAGCAGAGAATCACCCAGATGCCGAACTAGAAATTGTGGCAATGGAGAAACGGGGACAGGACAAGTTTCTGCTTCGTGCCAAAACCGCAGATACGGCTGATAAGTCCCAACTGAGTGCAGAATATTTTGATAGTTATAATCAGCTTAAAGCTTTACCAGAGCGAGATATTAAATTACTTCTAGAGGAAAAAGATAGCAGGATTCGTAGTTTAGAAAATTTTGTTAATCAGGCATTACAACGTCCTAATTTTTATTCAAGCACACAAATACAAGAGGTAGGTACAATGAACTCAAATCAAGGGGGAATTAATCAAAGTGCAAATAACAGCCAATTTGGTCAAGGACAACAAGCTGCAATAGGAAGTGACCATCAGATGTCTATGAATAATAACGAAAATTATAAATCTAAATATGACTTCACTAATGCTGATGTAGGTAACGTTGTTGATACGGCTCAATCTGGTAGCCAACAGATAGGTAAGCAATATAATTATGCACCAGAACAAAAACAAAATCTTGCAGAAGCCGCAGCAGAAATTCAGGCATTGTTAGAGCAATTAAGCCAGTCTTATCCTACTAATACAATGGCAGGAAAAATGGCACTGGCAACAGAAGCTACGCAACGCATCGAAAATAACCCAACTTTAATGCAGAAAACAATCAGCGCGTTGAGGGCTGGTGGTACTGCGGCTCTAGAACAAGCCCTCAGCCATCCCGCAGCCAGCTTTGTCATTGCTGCTTTAGATGATTGGAATAAAAACAATCAATAAATTATTAAGTTGAATTAGAAAACACCAGAGCAGTTTAAAATAACCCTTGCTGGCTTTGGTGTGAAAAAGTATTTTATCTATTACTATCAAATTTTTACTATGAATCAGCCGAAGTCTCCTGATGATAATCAAGCATCTTCGCCTGAACCTGGGATTAGACAGGAGGCTGATAATTCAACATTCGGTAGTGGACAGCAGGCTGCAATAGGTAATGATAATATCCAAAATCAGGGGAACAATAACTGGCTAGGTAATACTTGGAATGTTTTTTTTGGACAGCAGACAACAACCCCAGTAGGCAACCCGGCTCGACCAAAGAATGAATGGATACTATTAGCCTCAGTCAAGGAAGAAGTTACAGCACGGTTAAGGCAATCTCTACACAATGCCGTGCTGATTAATTTGGGGAAGGAGTCACAACCTCAACAAGTAAAACGCCCTTGGGATGCAGAGATAAAAATCGGCTTAAAACCTGCTCAACCTCTCCCAGATACCACAACAATTTTAGAAGTATTTGACTCGGAAGAAATTGCAGGAAAGTTGTTAATTTTGGGTGCGCCAGGGTCAGGTAAGACAACCACACAATTAGAACTAGCTCAAGCTTTAGTTAGCCGTGCAGAAGAACAGCCTGATTATCCCGTTCCCGTTTTATTCAACTTATCCTCGTGGAAAGATGACCGACAATCCTTAACTGATTGGTTAGTGGCAGAACTTAAATCTAAATATGGTGTTTCAATTAAACTGGGTAAAGACTGGCTAGACAATCATCAATTACTACTATTGCTTGATGGTCTGGATGAACTTGAGCCACAGCGTCAAGAACTTTGTGTTTGGGCAATTAATCAGTTTTTAGCAGGTGAGACTAGACCGCTTTATCTGGTTGTTTGTAGCCGGATTGAGGAATATAGTAACTACGCTACTCAATTACAACTAAACGGTGCTATCTACTTACAGTCTTTAACTAATAATCAAATTTGTGATTATCTAACGTCTATTAATTATGTAGAACTGTGGTCAACTATCAGTAACGACTTAGACTTACTAGAGTTAGTCAAGACTCCCTTACTACTAAGTATTATCGTTTTAGCATCTCAAGAAATCTCTGTTGAACAATGGCAGTATTTGGAATCTACAGCAGACCGGATTCAGTATTTGCTAGATGCCTATGTAGGGCGTATGTTGACACGGGATATTAATAGTAGGGCATATTTGAAGAGCAAAACTCCTAATGCTAAACAAACCCGAATGTGGCTGGTTTGGTTAGCTCAAAAAATGCAACGAGACTCGAAAACAGAGTTTTTGATTGAAGAAATGCAGCCTAGTTTGTTAAAAACTAAAATCCCCAAAATTATTTATAATTTGATTGTCTGGGGAGTTATACAAACACTGATATTTGGAATGATTTTTGCACTTTTATTTGGACTTGATAATGGGATATTTATTGGGGTAATTAGTGGGATAGTTTCTGGAATATTATTTGGAATAATTCATGGGACATCCAGTGATTTAATAGAACATACATTAGAAAACTTAAGTTTAATTCGCTCTAAAAAAATATTTAAAATAAATATACAAAAAATGCTGGTTAGTGGAATATGCGGCGGACTGTTATATAGGCTAATTTTTAGGGTATACGAAACGCTGTTATATGGTTTTATTGTGTTGTTAGGAGTAATTGTTGTATGGTTTATTAATGGTTTGTTTGGTGACATTTTAGAGTCTAAATTTCAAAATGTAGGTTTAATTGAATTTAAAAATTTCACCAACAGAAACATTATAAAATGGCTGATTTATGGGCTGATTATAGGGTTTATTGGAGGGCTAATTGGAGGTCTGATTTATGGGCTATTTGGAGGTCTGCTTGGAGGGCTAATCTTTGGGCTGATTGGCGCGCTAATCGGAGGTTTGACAGGGGATGAAATTGAAGCAATTGAAATTTTTAAAATTTCTTATAATGATTTTAAAGATGGACTAATATTTGGGTTGATTGCAGGGCAGTTTTTTGGACTGTTTGGAGGTCTACTTGGCGGACTGATTTTTGGGCTGTTTGGAGGTCTATTTGATGAGAGCTTAAAAGGAGAGCAGATTTCCCTAATAATTTTTGGGCTAAGTTTTGGACCAACTTTTGGGCTGTTTTTGGGGTTAATTTTCGGGCTGTTTTTCGGGCTACTTTTTGGCTTAATCTTTGGATTTCATGGTCTAGAGATACAAAATAAAACTATTCCTAATCAAGGTATTTTGGAATCTGCTAAAAATACAGTTAAATTATCAGCATTGTTGTCTTTTACTTCCACTCTATTAATCTTTTTAATTCAACTAATTCTAGAAAAGAATAGTTTAAATGAAGCTTTATTTTCTAGCTTAGTGTATGGATTACTCTTGGGATTATTGGTGGGAACACCTAGAAGCGGAACACCCCTTATTAAACACTTCACCCTCCGCCTCATCCTCTACCGCAACGGCTACATCCCCTGGAACTACGCCCGATTCCTCGACTACTGCACCGAGCGATTATTCCTCCAGCGCGTTGGTGGTCGTTATCGCTTCATCCACAAACTCCTGCAAGACCACTTCGCACAAATGGAGTTCAAAAGGAATTAGGAAAATACAACCAACTAACTCTGGGCGATTACCAATCGTAGTATTAAAAAAAGTCTAATTTTTAACACTGCATAAATAAGCTTGATTACTGCTCTATCTTCTCTGTGACTGGAATTTAAAGCTGTTATTTGGTAGAGCATTTATTAATGTAGTTTTATATGATTTTTAAAAACATACCAAGAAGTGTATCGAGGTTGCTTATAACCTCCAATGCTTGGCACTGTAGTTATCTGATAATGATCTCCTTGCTCTGCTATATGTTTAACTTCAATTAAAAAACCATAAGGAACATACAATTTATCTTTGTCATCAAGCTTGTCTGCTTGGTCAGGACGCTGTTTAAAATGTGTCCCTGATTCCTCTATAACTTTCACGTACTGGCTTGGTAATGACATTGACGTATCTTCTTCATCTCATAACATCAATGAAATAGTATAGTGAAATACGCTTGAACAAGATTAATAATGTATAAAATTTATTAGCCTAATTTGAGCTACCTTGTTCCTGCTCCCGTTACCGATTCCCTATCTAGGGAATGCAATCCATCAAGAAAGCCGGATGTGATCGCCTTTTTCTCAAAGAAGCTGAACGCTTACTTGACCCAACCTGTGGTTCAGGAGCGATCGCCTACGGCGGGCGGGTACGCAGGAGCAGTTATTTTTGTCCCGCCGACGGGACAGTTTCGCGGAGGGATTGATATCAATTTTTTGATAACAAAATTGATATCAATCGCCAGGGCTGTTTTGCAGCCCACGAATTGTAGTGTTAAAAACCGCCGATTTTTTTACACTACAGATTGTCATGTCAACACCTAGTATAGACAGGCGTAGATATTTGTAAAACTTATGAATTGAGAAAAAAGTGGCAACGTGGGGGGAGTGAATGATAAGGCTAACTTAATTGAGGGGGGTAGTTCACGAAAGTATCAGGGTTTGGGACAATGATTACTGTCGGATTTATGAACTATTTATCGGACAATAAGAGAATGAACGAGAAGTTCCGCCGCTTGAATAATGATGAGTATCGCAGCCGGGAGTATCTCACTTGGGAGGAGATGAAAATTTTGATTAAGGCGGCAGGCGATCGCGGTCGGCATAGAGTGAGAGATCAGGCGTTGTTATTAATGTCATTTCGGCATGGGCTGCGACCGGGGGAGGCGGCGACGATGAAATGGGATGCAGTTATGTTAGAGCGAAAGGTAATCTATATCAAGCGGCTTAAGGGGAGTCAGAGTGGCAATCACCCGATGCAGCCGGATGAGGTGGATTTGTTGGGGCAGCTAAAGCAGATTTATCCCAGTAGTTTTTTTGTGTTCCCCAATGAGCGAGGGCAGTCGCTGTCGGTGGATGCGATTGAGAAAATCGTGAAACGTACAGCCGAAAAAGCGGGGTTACATATTAAAGTGCATCCGCATATGTTCAGGCACAGTTGCGGTTATTTTTTGGCAGAACAGAACCGTTCTACGCGAGATATTCAGAGTTACTTGGGGCATAAGCAGATTCAAAATACTGTGCGTTACACTGCGGAGAACCCCAGGCGATTTGAGCATTTTGATTGGCAGTGGGAACAGCCTTTTTGATGGGGTTTTCATCAACTAACATTATTGGCTAGCAGGGTAATCAACATGCTGGACATTTGGTTGGTTGATGCCGTGTAGGTTTTTGCATTTATACTCGCTCAATATCCATTTGGTAAAAGATAGCTCTTTCTTACTGCCACTACTTTTACAGAATACCAAGCATCTCATGAATGATAGCTTGGTATTCCATCCTAAAAATTAGAAGCTGTTATATGGGGTAAAAGTAGCGAAGAGAGAATTTGCCGCCACGCAATGGCTGAAAAGCATATCTAGAAAGCATTTCAGAAAAAAAAGCTAATTTACCTACCAAAACTGTTATGTTATTGGAGATACCAGTAAATTATTTGAATTCTTGTAACCTTTGATTAACTTCATTGATGTCGAAGGTATCTGGATTAAAGCTTTCACCTACCCACTCCATCCTCTCTTCGTATTCTGGATGTGACGGTGAAGTAATAATTTCCAGTAACTCTGCATAGCCCCAAGAACCACCACAATCTTCAGGAGGACAAGCACGCTTCCCAGTGATACATATGGGGTAGTTTGTATTAGGAGTTGATGGTAGTTCTTTTTCTACCAAAATTTCGTGTTCCCAGCTATCTCCAAAATCGTAAGTGTAAGAAAATTTGAACTTCTCACTCTTAACCACCTGACTTAGCTTTACAGTCTTTTCTGAACGCACATTAAACTCTCTTTGAGTTTGACCATAATCAATGCCAGCAATGGAAAATTGGTGCATATGATAGTTATCCCAGCCCATTACCTCTTGCACAATCAGATGTAGCTGTTCAAGCGTCGTCGAACTTAATACCTGTATCCTTCTCCAAATAGGGGGTCGAATGTTCTTGAGGGTGATTTTGAGTTGGTAAACGGTTTGATTACTTGCAGATTTTTTTGAAGCCATAGTTGCTTGCTCAAGATTAGATATCAAATTTGTCTGATTGTCCTTAGCTGCATTTGACGAAAGTCGATGTCGTTTGACAATATCTAAGACCGTTGTTTTCGATAGATGTAGCGAAGCAGCAATTTTGCGGTAGGAGTAACCAGTTTGCACCATCTGCAAAACTTTGGGGGCTAACTTGTCTGCTTTCACCCGTTGTCCCGGTTGCCTGCCAAATTTTTGACCTCGTGCTTTAGCCGCCGCCACCCCCGAACGCACTCTTTCTCGCACCAAATCCCGTTCAAATTCAGCCAAGGATGCCATTAAATGAGCAATTAGCCTGCCTTGTGGTGTATTCAAATCAAATTGCAATCCAGTTTGAGCAATTAAGGAAACACCCCAACTATGGAGTGACTGCAACGTCTCAATCAGGTCAATGGTGCTGCGTCCCCAACGGGTCATCTCCGTTACCAGAATGGCATCAATTTTATGACTTTGAGCTAACGCCATCACAACAGATCGCTCGGTACGGCTATTTTTAGTCCCAGAAATTGTTTCCTTCCAAACTCCAACCACTTGATAGCCACTCAAGGCCGCATACTCTACTAAGTCCCGTTCTTGTCGCTGACAGGACTGATCAGTTGTAGAAACTCGGCAATAAATGGCAACTCTTTGTACCAATTAAACCCTCTGGATTTTGTCGGTCTCAAACCCGTACTGCACTGTTCAATTTTAGTGTATCAAATAACTTATACTTTAGCTGATACGATAATTAGATAAACTTTTGTATCCTATGACTAGGGTGAGGAACGGTAAGGAGTGAAACGTCAATGGGATGCAGAAGAACTGGTAGAAAATTTTACGCTCCTGCCAACAGAAATGGCACTGCTGTCAAATAAAAGTGAGGAAAAATCGCTTGGGCTTTGCTGTGCTACTGAAATTCTTCCAGATGGAAGCAAAATTCCCCCGCACCAAACAGGAAGTTCCCAAACAGATTGTTTCTTACATTGCGAGACTTCTCTCCGTATCGCCAAAACAATATGGTGAATACTCGTTTCATGGACGCACTATTGAACGTCATCGCGCTGAAATCCGTGAATTCTTTGGTTTTCGAGAATTCAACCCACAAGACAAAACAGAACTGATTGCTTGGTTGTGCGAATTTGTCTTGGCATACGACCGTCAAGCCTCCTCATTAGAAGCAGCAGTGTATCAACGTTTACGGGAGTTAAAGTTAGAACCACCAATACCCGAAGCGGTAGAACGGCTGATTCGGTCTGCGGTCGTCACTACTGAAAAAGAATTCTGTGCTGGCATCTTCAACCAAATTGAATCAGAAACGCTGACCAAAATGGATGCCCTTCTCAATACTCAAGATGCTCTAGATGATGACCAGAGCCAATTTAAACAGTCGGTCTTCAATTTCCTCAAAACAGACCCCGGTCGTACCAGTCTCAAGAGTATCTTCAAAGAAGTCTCCAAACTTGAATGTATCCGGGATTTGGGACTACCGACCAAACTGTTTGCTAATGTTCCCCCCAAAATTATTACTCACTACCGTCGGCGGGCTAGCGCAGAAACACCCCGCGAACTGCGTCGTCATCCTGCGAAAATTCGCTACACATTAGTGGCAGCCTTCTGCTGGCAACGCAACCAAGAGATTACCGACAGTTTGGTGGAGTTGCTCATTCAAATTATCCACCGCATTTATGTTAATGCCGAACGGCGGGTGGATAAACAACTTATTGAGGAATTTAAACAGGTGGATGGTAAGCCACGCTTGTTATTTGAAATTGCTCAAGCTTCACTCGAACGTCCAGAAGAACCTGTTAAGGATGTTGTTTACCCAGTAGTTAGCCCGAAAACACTGCAAGCGGTAGTCAAAGAATATAAATCTAACAGTCCTACATATGAGGAAAAGGTTTACACAGTGATGCGTTCATCATATCTGCATCACTATCGGCGCATGGTTCCTCAACTGCTATCCACACTAGAGTTTCGCTCTAATAATGATATGCACCGCCCAGTAATTTCTGCTTTGTCATTGCTTAAAAGATACCAATCCAGCAATCAGCGATACTATGCAATCGGTGAGGAATTGTTCATCAATGGTGTTCTCTCCAAGGAGCAACGCCACCTGATTTTGGAACAGGACAAGGATGGGCAGGAACGGGTAAATCGGGTCAATTATGAAATATGCGTGCTACAGGCACTGCGAGATAAGCTGCGCTCCAAGGAAATTTGGGTAGTTGGGGCTAAACGCTACTGTAACCCAGAAGAAGACTTGCCCCAAGACTTTGAAGTACATCGAGAAACCTACTACTTGGCTTTAGGGCAACCATTAGATGCTCTCACTTTTATCAGCCAACTCCAGCAGGAAATGACTCAGGCTTTAACAATGCTGGATAAAGGAATGCCCAGCAATACTAAAGTCAAGATTCAAAAGAAGAAAAATGGCTGGATTAGCGTCTCTCCTCTAGAAGCACAGCCAGAACCACTCAATATCTTGCAACTTAAACGTGAGATAGAAAGACGCTGGCCCCTGACCAGTTTGCTGGATATGTTGAAAGAAGCCGACCTGCGGATTGGTTTTACTAATCATTTCAAGAATACGGGTGTGCGTTCTAACCTAGACCGAGAAACCCTACAACGACGATTGTTGTTGTGTTTGTATGGATTGGGTAGTAATACTGGACTCAAGCGTATGTGCGGAGGAATTAACAGTGACTTAGAGTATGATCTGCGTTATGTCAAAAAGCACTACATTCACCGAGAACACTTGCGTAATGCTATCGCAGAAGTTGTAAATGCTACTTTCAATGTTCGTAAGGTAGCAATTTGGGGAGAAGGTACGACAGCGTGTGCTAGTGATTCCAAAAAGTTTGGCTCGTGGGATCAAAATTTGATGACAGAATGGCATATCCGCTACGGAGGTCGGGGAGTGATGATCTATTGGCACGTTGAGAAAAAATCTGCCTGCATCTACTCTCAGCTTAAGACTTGTTCTTCTTCGGAAGTGGCAGCAATGATTGAGGGTCTTCTACGGCATTGCACTGATATGAAAGTAAAGAAAAACTATGTAGACACCCACGGTCAAAATGAAATTGCCTTTGGCTTTTGCCGTTTACTGGGCTTTGAGTTGATGCCTCGGATCAAGCGCATCGGCTCCCAAAAGTTATATCTACCAAGTGCTGGACAAAAACAAGATTTTCCTAATTTACAACTTGTACTGACTAAAGCGATTGATTGGGAACTGATTCGCCAGCAGTATGACCAGATGATTAAATATACTACTGCTTTACGTTTAGGAACGGCGGAAGCAGACACGATTTTGAAACGTTTTAGCCGTTCTTCTCCTCAACATCCAACACAAAAGGCACTTTCTGAGCTAGGTAGAGCAGTGAAAACTATATTTCTGTGTCACTACCTCAACTCTGAGGCTTTACGACGTGAGATTAATGAAGGGCTGAATGTGGTGGAAAACTGGAATAGTGCTAATGGTTTTATTTTTTACGGCAAAAACAGTGAAATTGCTACTAACCGCCTAGATGAACAAGAATTATCGGTTTTGTGCCTCCATTTGCTGCAAATCAGCCTTGTTTACATCAATACGCTGATGATTCAAAGGGTTTTAGCAGAAGCCACTTGGATGAAGCAGATGAGACAAGAAGATTTCCGGGCGTTATCACCGTTGATTTGGGTACATGTTAACCCTTACGGCACTTTTCGACTGGATATGAACGAGCGATTACAAATTGATGCTGCGTCTCCTTGATTTTTTTTTCTGAAACCTAATCTGGGTAAGATTTTCAGCCGTCGCGTGGCGGCAAATTCTCTCTTCGCTACTTTTACCCCTATATCTGGGAAATTAGTTCGGGCCAATTTTTATGAATATATTCACAAAGCTGGTCATAGCTTTTTTGCTTGAGATAGGGCAAGTTATAAGGATTAACTCCCTGACTTTTAGCATATTCTAGAATGATGGCAATGAGACGGTTACAAGCCTTCTCCTCACGTTCCGCCTTTGTTTGGCGGGACTCTGCTTCTGCTTTTTCTTTTGGGATCTGGGGACTAAACTGGATTACCTCTTTATACATAGTTGCAATTAAGCCTTCTAAGGCAAGCAACATGGATAGCAATGGCAGGATATCTGGTTGCAACTGATGCTCACTTGAGTTACCATTGTTTGGACTAATAGTCATAAAGTTTTTTCCTAGTTATTTTGATTGACGGTCTAAAGTCAGTGAGACAGACCGTTGATAGCTAACCAAGCTACAAAATTTTGAAAATTCTAAAAAGACGCTATCTGGATTGGTACTCCAGGTGGCGTTTTTTTTTATTGTTTTGCAGTCTAGCTTGAGATATGGTAGACAAATTTCTTAAAAATGTCAATGAAGCATGGTTATATTTCAGTAATTGCAGTATAGTTATATTGCAGTAAAGATCAAATCTATGTCTAATCCTGTTTTGCATCTCAAAGAGTTGGTGCAAATATATCAAGGAGTTACACTTAACCGTTATCAAGATGATCCGGGTTCACAAGAACGCATTATCAACTCGCGGAATCTTGAGCAAATATATATCGGCGGTGAATTAAGCACAGTTCAAATCAACGCATCCACTATCTCTAAGTACAAATTGCTGATTGATGATGTAGTT
This region includes:
- a CDS encoding pentapeptide repeat-containing protein — encoded protein: MPQDFSGQNLRGRSFKGQNLEGANFSGADIRGADFTGANLKNARFSGADIRGANFTEAVLTKANFTDAKAGLKKCWVIFVIIVSFLLFGLSGFSYSLVGHLVTLIFNFDFLDNPATNWAILLAIIPFFFITLRQIVILGLGIIFIISVCLGVFRFVHNFNIQNQPLQFFFIAFIAILAVLCTVEIIIQIMHIPVLNTFLGWQAWVRNKKKNLVQDWMHSFAIAFATIGGTSFRFADLTEANFTRAKLKGTDFRDADLTQTNFYDAKMLYYIRPGTTYLQNIKLCEVLVTGCGQGTNFNRQDLRGVNFQKAKLIDASFIGADLSKSNLQNADLSNAKLVQTLLDGTDFTGATLTGAYIQDWGITTGTKFDGVQCEYVYMRLPTKKNPDRLRKPDNNQGEFADGEFGDFIKPIVDTLDLYHNQGVDPRAIAISFKQLAENHPDAELEIVAMEKRGQDKFLLRAKTADTADKSQLSAEYFDSYNQLKALPERDIKLLLEEKDSRIRSLENFVNQALQRPNFYSSTQIQEVGTMNSNQGGINQSANNSQFGQGQQAAIGSDHQMSMNNNENYKSKYDFTNADVGNVVDTAQSGSQQIGKQYNYAPEQKQNLAEAAAEIQALLEQLSQSYPTNTMAGKMALATEATQRIENNPTLMQKTISALRAGGTAALEQALSHPAASFVIAALDDWNKNNQ
- a CDS encoding NACHT domain-containing protein → MNQPKSPDDNQASSPEPGIRQEADNSTFGSGQQAAIGNDNIQNQGNNNWLGNTWNVFFGQQTTTPVGNPARPKNEWILLASVKEEVTARLRQSLHNAVLINLGKESQPQQVKRPWDAEIKIGLKPAQPLPDTTTILEVFDSEEIAGKLLILGAPGSGKTTTQLELAQALVSRAEEQPDYPVPVLFNLSSWKDDRQSLTDWLVAELKSKYGVSIKLGKDWLDNHQLLLLLDGLDELEPQRQELCVWAINQFLAGETRPLYLVVCSRIEEYSNYATQLQLNGAIYLQSLTNNQICDYLTSINYVELWSTISNDLDLLELVKTPLLLSIIVLASQEISVEQWQYLESTADRIQYLLDAYVGRMLTRDINSRAYLKSKTPNAKQTRMWLVWLAQKMQRDSKTEFLIEEMQPSLLKTKIPKIIYNLIVWGVIQTLIFGMIFALLFGLDNGIFIGVISGIVSGILFGIIHGTSSDLIEHTLENLSLIRSKKIFKINIQKMLVSGICGGLLYRLIFRVYETLLYGFIVLLGVIVVWFINGLFGDILESKFQNVGLIEFKNFTNRNIIKWLIYGLIIGFIGGLIGGLIYGLFGGLLGGLIFGLIGALIGGLTGDEIEAIEIFKISYNDFKDGLIFGLIAGQFFGLFGGLLGGLIFGLFGGLFDESLKGEQISLIIFGLSFGPTFGLFLGLIFGLFFGLLFGLIFGFHGLEIQNKTIPNQGILESAKNTVKLSALLSFTSTLLIFLIQLILEKNSLNEALFSSLVYGLLLGLLVGTPRSGTPLIKHFTLRLILYRNGYIPWNYARFLDYCTERLFLQRVGGRYRFIHKLLQDHFAQMEFKRN
- a CDS encoding tyrosine-type recombinase/integrase codes for the protein MNEKFRRLNNDEYRSREYLTWEEMKILIKAAGDRGRHRVRDQALLLMSFRHGLRPGEAATMKWDAVMLERKVIYIKRLKGSQSGNHPMQPDEVDLLGQLKQIYPSSFFVFPNERGQSLSVDAIEKIVKRTAEKAGLHIKVHPHMFRHSCGYFLAEQNRSTRDIQSYLGHKQIQNTVRYTAENPRRFEHFDWQWEQPF
- a CDS encoding plasmid pRiA4b ORF-3 family protein, with translation MASKKSASNQTVYQLKITLKNIRPPIWRRIQVLSSTTLEQLHLIVQEVMGWDNYHMHQFSIAGIDYGQTQREFNVRSEKTVKLSQVVKSEKFKFSYTYDFGDSWEHEILVEKELPSTPNTNYPICITGKRACPPEDCGGSWGYAELLEIITSPSHPEYEERMEWVGESFNPDTFDINEVNQRLQEFK